One Longimicrobium sp. genomic window, AGACATCCACCTGCTCACCTCGCGGCTGGACGACGTGATCGACCTGCTGGACGGCACCGTGCGCCGCGCGCAGATGTTCCACCTGACGGCCGCCCCCGTGCACGCGGCCCGCCTGGCCGACGTGCTGAAGCGGGCGGCCAGCCAGATCGAGACGGCCGTGCGCAACATGAAGAAGCCCAAGATGATGCTGGACCACACCCGGGCTCTGAAGGCGCTGGAGGAAGAAGGCGACGCCATCTACGCCGAGGCCGTGGGCGAGCTGTTCTCGGGCCATCCCGACCCGCTGGAAGTGATCAAGTGGATGGAGCTGTACGACAAGCTCGAAGACGCGATCGACCAGTGCGACAACGTGTCGAACGTGCTGGAAAGCATCGCCCTGAAGAACGGGTAGGGCCGCCGTGGTCACCTACGTCGTCCTGATCGTCCTGGTCGCCTTCGCGTTCGACTTCATCAACGGCTTCCACGACTCGGCGAACTCCATCGCCACCGTCGTGGGCACCCGCGTGCTGAAGCCGTTTCCGGCGGTGCTGTGGGCCGCGTTCTTCAACTTCGTCGCCCTGTTCACCGTGGGCACGGCCGTGGCCAAGGCCATCGGCAAGGGGATGATCGACCTGGACGTGGTTACGCCCACGGTGATCCTGGGCGGCCTGTCGGGGGCCATCATCTGGAACCTGATCACCTGGGTGTACGGGCTGCCCAGCAGCTCCTCGCACGCGCTGATCGGCGGCTACGCGGGGTCGGCCGTGGCGGCGGCGGGGATGGGGGCCATCGAGTGGGGCACCAAGTGGATCCAGACGCTGGCGTTCATCGTGCTTTCGCCGCTGATCGGCATGTTCCTGGGCTTCGGGCTGATGGTGCTGGTGAGCTGGCTCTTCCACCGGGTGCGGCGCGGCCCCGCGGACCGGTTCTTCAAGGGCGCGCAGCTGGCCAGCTCGGCGCTCTTCTCGCTTTCGCACGGCGCCAACGACGCGCAGAAGACGATGG contains:
- a CDS encoding inorganic phosphate transporter, with protein sequence MVTYVVLIVLVAFAFDFINGFHDSANSIATVVGTRVLKPFPAVLWAAFFNFVALFTVGTAVAKAIGKGMIDLDVVTPTVILGGLSGAIIWNLITWVYGLPSSSSHALIGGYAGSAVAAAGMGAIEWGTKWIQTLAFIVLSPLIGMFLGFGLMVLVSWLFHRVRRGPADRFFKGAQLASSALFSLSHGANDAQKTMGIIVSLLVSVNHIFARETGFLHLLYVPDAETIPLWVEVCAYSALSVGTLFGGWRIVHTMGSRITRLKPVGGFCAETGGAMSILIATNFGIPVSTTHTITGAIVGVGATNRLSAVRWGLAGRIVWAWIVTIPAAATMAALSFWLLRLVTPV
- a CDS encoding DUF47 domain-containing protein, whose translation is MGLIPRDEKFFPMFNDLARLLCECADLVAQLFAEPARLAELAAEVKKREHEADEITHDVIVRIDRSFITPLDREDIHLLTSRLDDVIDLLDGTVRRAQMFHLTAAPVHAARLADVLKRAASQIETAVRNMKKPKMMLDHTRALKALEEEGDAIYAEAVGELFSGHPDPLEVIKWMELYDKLEDAIDQCDNVSNVLESIALKNG